A stretch of Henckelia pumila isolate YLH828 chromosome 4, ASM3356847v2, whole genome shotgun sequence DNA encodes these proteins:
- the LOC140867269 gene encoding uncharacterized protein, protein MRSLAFNFTLVLVFLISINSTALKIRGGGGGGVRRTSISEEPVMPSGTTETPNGGSGSAHGPNWDYSWGWGSSPTSGWGYGSGSGKSPNGFGKGSGYGFGYGTGTGTGTGFGYGYGSGGARGGGHGGGGGSGGNGGGAGGGRGGPDDHSASFSNDKNKHG, encoded by the coding sequence ATGAGGTCTTTGGCTTTCAATTTCACTCTTGTTCTTGTTTTCTTGATTTCCATCAATTCCACGGCGCTTAAGATCCGTGGCGGAGGTGGTGGTGGTGTTAGGAGGACAAGTATTTCGGAGGAGCCCGTGATGCCTAGCGGCACGACCGAGACGCCTAATGGAGGTAGTGGGTCGGCCCATGGTCCGAATTGGGACTATAGTTGGGGGTGGGGTTCGAGCCCGACATCCGGATGGGGTTATGGGTCGGGTTCGGGGAAGTCCCCTAATGGGTTTGGGAAGGGTTCGGGTTATGGGTTTGGTTATGGTACCGGGACGGGGACGGGGACAGGGTTTGGGTATGGATATGGAAGTGGTGGAGCTCGTGGGGGTGGTCACGGGGGTGGTGGAGGTTCCGGCGGAAATGGTGGCGGTGCTGGCGGTGGCCGTGGTGGCCCTGATGACCATTCGGCATCGTTCTCCAACGACAAAAACAAACATGGTTAA